A stretch of the Pseudomonas helvetica genome encodes the following:
- a CDS encoding carbon starvation CstA family protein: protein MKNNNSLLRHLPWLVLAVVGACALGVVALRRGEAINALWIVVAAVAIYLVAYRYYSLFIANNVMQLNPLRATPAVVNNDGLDYVPTNKHILFGHHFAAIAGAGPLVGPVLAAQMGYLPGTLWLIAGVVLAGAVQDFMVLFMSTRRNGRSLGDMVREEMGQIPGTIALFGCFLIMIIILAVLALIVVKALAESPWGIFTVMATIPIAMFMGVYMRYIRPGRIGEISIVGVLLLLGSIWLGGQIAADPIWAKAFSFTGIQITWMLIGYGFVAAVLPVWLILAPRDYLSTFLKIGTIVALAIGILITMPVLKMPALTQFIDGTGPVWKGGLFPFLFITIACGAVSGFHALIASGTTPKLLDNESNARYIGYGGMLMESFVAIMAMVAASVIEPGVYFAMNSPAAIVGGEVMQVAQTVSSWGFAITPEALQAVARDIGETTVLARAGGAPTLAVGIAQILHSVLPGENTMAFWYHFAILFEALFILTAVDAGTRAGRFMLQDLLGSFVPALKRTESWTANLIATAGCVAMWGYLLYQGVIDPLGGINTLWPLFGISNQMLAGIALMLGTVVLIKMKRQRYIWVTLLPAAWLLICTTTAGFIKLFDANPAIGFLSLAKKYSDALANGQILAPAKDITQMQHVIYNAYTNATLTALFLFVVFSILFYAIKVGISAWGSKERTDKESPFQAIPEA from the coding sequence ATGAAAAATAATAATAGCCTGCTACGCCACTTACCTTGGCTGGTGCTGGCAGTCGTAGGCGCGTGCGCCTTGGGAGTTGTGGCCCTGCGCCGCGGCGAAGCCATCAACGCCCTCTGGATCGTAGTCGCAGCAGTCGCCATTTATCTGGTCGCTTACCGTTACTACAGTCTGTTCATTGCCAATAATGTGATGCAGCTCAATCCGCTGCGAGCCACCCCCGCTGTCGTCAACAACGACGGTCTGGACTACGTGCCCACCAACAAACACATTCTTTTCGGTCACCACTTCGCGGCCATCGCGGGTGCTGGTCCGTTAGTCGGTCCAGTGTTGGCGGCGCAGATGGGCTATTTGCCCGGCACGCTCTGGCTGATCGCCGGTGTGGTGCTGGCCGGTGCCGTTCAGGACTTCATGGTCCTGTTCATGTCGACCCGCCGCAACGGTCGCTCCCTGGGCGACATGGTCCGTGAAGAAATGGGTCAGATCCCCGGGACCATCGCGCTGTTCGGCTGCTTCCTGATCATGATCATCATCCTCGCGGTGCTGGCGCTGATCGTGGTCAAGGCCCTGGCCGAAAGCCCGTGGGGCATTTTCACGGTGATGGCGACCATCCCGATCGCCATGTTCATGGGCGTGTACATGCGCTACATCCGCCCGGGCCGCATCGGTGAAATCTCCATCGTCGGCGTGCTGCTGTTGCTCGGCTCGATCTGGCTGGGCGGGCAGATCGCCGCTGATCCGATCTGGGCCAAGGCCTTCTCCTTCACCGGGATCCAGATCACCTGGATGCTGATCGGCTACGGTTTCGTCGCGGCAGTATTGCCGGTCTGGCTGATTCTGGCGCCACGTGACTACCTGTCGACCTTCCTCAAGATCGGTACCATTGTCGCCTTGGCGATCGGCATCCTGATCACCATGCCCGTGCTGAAAATGCCGGCACTGACCCAATTCATCGATGGCACCGGGCCGGTGTGGAAAGGCGGGCTGTTCCCGTTCCTGTTCATCACCATTGCCTGTGGCGCGGTCTCGGGTTTCCACGCGCTGATTGCCTCCGGGACTACTCCGAAACTGCTGGATAACGAAAGCAATGCCCGTTACATCGGTTACGGCGGCATGCTGATGGAGTCCTTCGTGGCCATCATGGCGATGGTGGCGGCTTCGGTGATCGAACCGGGTGTGTACTTCGCGATGAACAGCCCGGCGGCGATCGTCGGCGGTGAAGTGATGCAAGTCGCGCAAACCGTCAGCAGTTGGGGCTTTGCGATCACCCCGGAAGCCCTGCAAGCGGTGGCCAGGGACATCGGTGAAACCACCGTGCTGGCCCGTGCCGGCGGTGCGCCGACCCTGGCGGTCGGTATCGCGCAGATCCTGCACAGCGTTCTGCCGGGTGAAAACACCATGGCGTTCTGGTACCACTTCGCGATCCTGTTCGAAGCGCTGTTCATCCTGACGGCGGTTGACGCCGGTACGCGTGCCGGGCGTTTCATGCTGCAGGATTTGCTCGGTTCCTTCGTTCCGGCGCTCAAACGCACCGAGTCCTGGACCGCCAACCTGATCGCGACCGCCGGTTGCGTGGCAATGTGGGGTTATCTGCTGTACCAAGGCGTGATCGACCCGCTGGGTGGCATCAACACCTTGTGGCCGCTGTTCGGCATCTCCAACCAGATGCTGGCCGGTATCGCGCTGATGCTCGGCACGGTGGTGCTGATCAAAATGAAACGCCAACGCTACATCTGGGTGACCTTGCTGCCAGCCGCCTGGCTGCTGATCTGCACCACCACCGCAGGCTTCATCAAGCTGTTCGACGCCAACCCGGCGATCGGCTTCCTGTCGCTGGCGAAGAAATACAGCGATGCCCTGGCCAACGGTCAGATCCTCGCCCCGGCCAAGGACATCACGCAGATGCAGCACGTGATCTACAACGCCTATACCAACGCAACGCTGACGGCGCTGTTCCTGTTCGTGGTCTTCAGCATCCTGTTCTATGCGATCAAGGTCGGTATCTCGGCCTGGGGCAGCAAAGAACGCACGGATAAAGAATCGCCATTCCAGGCGATTCCAGAAGCGTAA
- the glyA gene encoding serine hydroxymethyltransferase, with amino-acid sequence MFSRDLTIAKYDADLFAAMEQEAQRQEEHIELIASENYTSPAVMEAQGSVLTNKYAEGYPGKRYYGGCEYVDVVEQLAIDRAKQLFGADYANVQPHAGSQANSAVYLALLQAGDTILGMSLAHGGHLTHGASVSSSGKLYNAVQYGIDSNGLIDYDEVERLAVEHKPKMIVAGFSAYSQILDFPRFREIADKVGAYLFVDMAHVAGLVAAGVYPNPVPFADVVTTTTHKTLRGPRGGLILARANADIEKKLNSAVFPGAQGGPLEHVIAAKAICFKEALQPEFKAYQQQVVKNAQAMAGVFIERGFDVVSGGTENHLFLLSLIKQEISGKDADAALGKAFITVNKNSVPNDPRSPFVTSGLRFGTPAVTTRGFKEAECKELAGWICDILADLSNEAVIDAVREKVKAICKKLPVYGA; translated from the coding sequence ATGTTCAGCCGTGATTTGACTATTGCCAAGTACGACGCCGACCTTTTTGCCGCCATGGAGCAAGAAGCTCAGCGCCAGGAAGAACACATTGAGCTGATCGCTTCGGAAAACTACACCAGCCCAGCGGTGATGGAAGCTCAAGGCTCGGTTCTGACCAACAAGTACGCCGAAGGCTACCCAGGCAAGCGCTACTACGGCGGTTGCGAGTACGTCGACGTGGTTGAGCAACTGGCCATCGACCGTGCCAAACAACTGTTCGGCGCCGATTACGCCAACGTTCAGCCACACGCCGGCTCGCAAGCCAACAGCGCCGTTTACCTGGCCCTGCTGCAAGCGGGCGACACCATCCTGGGCATGAGCCTGGCCCACGGCGGTCACCTGACCCACGGCGCCAGTGTTTCCTCCTCCGGCAAGCTGTACAACGCCGTTCAGTACGGTATCGACAGCAACGGCCTGATCGACTACGACGAAGTCGAGCGTCTGGCTGTTGAGCACAAGCCAAAAATGATCGTGGCCGGTTTCTCTGCCTACTCGCAGATCCTCGACTTCCCGCGCTTCCGTGAAATCGCTGACAAGGTTGGCGCCTACCTGTTCGTCGACATGGCTCACGTAGCCGGCCTGGTCGCTGCTGGCGTCTACCCGAACCCGGTGCCATTCGCTGACGTGGTCACCACCACGACCCACAAGACCCTGCGCGGTCCACGTGGCGGCCTGATCCTGGCTCGCGCCAACGCCGACATCGAGAAGAAACTGAACTCCGCGGTATTCCCGGGCGCCCAAGGCGGCCCACTGGAGCACGTGATCGCCGCTAAAGCGATCTGCTTCAAGGAAGCGTTGCAGCCTGAGTTCAAGGCCTACCAGCAACAAGTGGTCAAGAACGCCCAGGCCATGGCCGGCGTGTTCATCGAGCGCGGCTTTGACGTGGTCTCCGGCGGTACTGAAAACCACCTGTTCCTGCTGTCGCTGATCAAGCAGGAAATCTCCGGTAAAGACGCCGACGCCGCTCTGGGCAAAGCGTTCATCACCGTGAACAAGAACTCGGTACCGAACGATCCACGCTCCCCGTTCGTCACCTCCGGTCTGCGCTTCGGTACTCCGGCTGTGACCACTCGCGGCTTCAAAGAGGCTGAGTGCAAAGAGCTGGCCGGCTGGATCTGCGACATCCTGGCTGACCTTTCCAACGAAGCGGTGATCGATGCCGTTCGCGAGAAGGTCAAGGCCATCTGCAAGAAGCTGCCGGTATACGGCGCTTAA
- a CDS encoding GntR family transcriptional regulator: MSSYALKNPVFSISAALPLRRQSEKKRCVDDIYPQIFDAILEQRIAPASRFTEESLGQAFGVSRSIIRQVLARLSHQQVVILRPNHRPQVAAPDAEQTRQILHARRLTETTLVRLACQQPTSRHLPQLRELIERERRCIEQNQRGPAIRLSGEFHLQLAHVAGNAPLAQFLGSLVPLTSLAIACYEEQSPSHCAWQEHAAIVEAIERGDAKAAVGLMTEHLDHLEKKLLSPESAPDSVAG, from the coding sequence ATGAGTTCCTACGCCTTGAAGAATCCCGTTTTCTCGATTTCCGCCGCCCTGCCCTTGCGCCGCCAGAGCGAAAAGAAGCGTTGCGTCGATGACATCTATCCGCAGATTTTCGACGCCATTCTCGAACAACGCATCGCCCCGGCCAGCCGCTTCACCGAAGAAAGCCTTGGCCAGGCATTCGGGGTCAGCCGCAGTATCATCCGCCAGGTGCTGGCGCGTTTGTCCCATCAGCAGGTGGTCATCCTGCGGCCCAACCATCGTCCGCAAGTCGCGGCGCCCGATGCCGAACAAACCCGCCAGATACTCCACGCCCGCAGGCTGACTGAAACCACCCTGGTGCGACTGGCCTGCCAACAACCGACTTCCCGGCACCTGCCGCAGTTACGCGAACTGATCGAACGCGAACGCCGCTGTATCGAACAGAACCAACGCGGGCCGGCGATTCGCCTGTCGGGTGAGTTCCACCTGCAACTGGCGCACGTCGCCGGTAACGCGCCGCTGGCACAATTTCTCGGCAGCCTGGTGCCGCTGACATCGCTGGCTATCGCCTGCTACGAAGAACAGTCGCCCAGTCATTGTGCGTGGCAGGAGCATGCGGCGATTGTCGAGGCGATAGAGCGCGGAGACGCCAAGGCTGCCGTGGGGCTGATGACCGAGCATCTGGATCATCTTGAGAAGAAATTACTGAGCCCGGAATCGGCCCCTGATAGCGTCGCCGGTTAG
- a CDS encoding C4-dicarboxylate transporter DctA has translation MLRWCSRSIFLQVVLGLVLGIICGLTLPEYSAQLKPLGDGFIKLIKMLIGLIVFCVVVSGISGAGDLKKVGRIGLKSVIYFEVLTTIALVIGLVFAFSTGIGSGANIHLDQLSTADMGDIAQRGQHMHTTTQFLMDLIPTSVIGAFADNNILQVLLFSVLFGSALNLVGEAASGISRLINELSHVIFRIMGMIVRLAPIGVFGAIAFTTSKYGLDSLQHLGSLIGLFYLTCTVFVSLILGLVMRLSGLRLLPFLKYLREELLIVLGTASSDAVLPQIMRKLEHLGIGSSTVGLVIPTGYSFNLDGFSIYLTLAIVFIANATGTPLAMSDLLTILLVSLITSKGAHGIPGSALVILAATLTAIPAIPVVGLVLVLAVDWFMGIGRALTNLIGNCVATVAIARWEKDIDVQRANKVLSGEQGYTFQSRKSAPPAHQQEF, from the coding sequence ATGCTCAGATGGTGCTCGCGCTCAATCTTCCTTCAAGTTGTCCTTGGACTGGTGCTCGGCATCATCTGCGGACTGACCCTTCCCGAATACTCCGCCCAGTTAAAACCCCTCGGCGACGGCTTCATCAAACTGATCAAAATGCTTATCGGCCTGATCGTGTTCTGCGTGGTGGTCAGCGGTATTTCCGGCGCAGGCGACCTGAAAAAGGTCGGACGCATCGGCCTCAAATCGGTGATCTACTTCGAAGTGCTGACCACCATCGCCCTGGTGATCGGTCTGGTGTTCGCATTCAGCACCGGCATCGGCAGCGGCGCGAACATTCATCTGGATCAGCTTTCCACCGCCGACATGGGCGATATCGCCCAGCGCGGCCAGCACATGCACACCACCACGCAATTTCTGATGGACCTGATCCCGACCTCGGTGATTGGCGCCTTTGCCGACAACAACATCCTGCAAGTGCTGCTGTTCTCGGTCCTGTTCGGCAGCGCGCTGAACCTGGTGGGTGAAGCAGCCTCGGGAATTTCGCGACTGATCAACGAGCTCAGCCATGTGATCTTCCGCATCATGGGCATGATCGTGCGCCTGGCACCGATTGGTGTGTTCGGTGCGATTGCTTTCACCACCAGCAAATATGGCCTGGACTCCCTGCAACACCTGGGCAGCCTGATCGGCCTGTTCTACCTGACGTGCACGGTGTTCGTGTCGTTGATCCTGGGTCTGGTGATGCGCCTTTCCGGCCTGCGGCTGCTGCCCTTTCTCAAGTACTTGCGCGAAGAGTTGCTGATCGTCCTGGGTACCGCCTCCTCCGACGCCGTGCTCCCGCAAATCATGCGCAAACTGGAGCACCTGGGTATCGGCAGCTCGACGGTTGGCCTGGTGATTCCCACCGGTTACTCGTTCAACCTCGATGGTTTTTCGATCTACCTGACCCTGGCCATCGTGTTCATCGCCAACGCCACCGGCACACCGCTGGCCATGAGCGATTTGCTGACGATCCTGCTGGTTTCGCTGATCACCTCCAAAGGTGCCCACGGCATTCCCGGCTCGGCCCTGGTGATTCTGGCGGCAACCCTGACCGCGATCCCGGCGATTCCGGTAGTGGGCCTGGTGCTGGTATTGGCGGTGGACTGGTTCATGGGCATTGGCCGGGCACTGACCAACCTGATCGGTAACTGCGTCGCCACCGTGGCCATCGCCCGCTGGGAAAAAGACATCGATGTCCAGCGTGCCAACAAGGTACTGTCCGGCGAGCAGGGCTACACCTTCCAGTCACGTAAATCAGCGCCGCCGGCGCATCAGCAAGAATTTTGA
- a CDS encoding FadR/GntR family transcriptional regulator produces MITSSTVVNSVVEKLRAALARGQWRSGDMLPGQRELAEQLGISRPSLREAVIVLETLGLVRSMPGKGVVVLEANLNDAPANDSGVAGASLEDVLQLRYTLEPFIVGLVAQSISSKEIGQLRLTLMDMREALEANDSEAGMNAYIAFHEELFTLTSNPIFQNVVQQTSNALKQSAEMLRNSPEHLAGRLEENEAVVRAIRSKNSALASAEMRRHILQEGQRMGIELNIPDDNLGQ; encoded by the coding sequence GTGATCACCTCGTCGACAGTTGTAAATTCAGTGGTTGAAAAGCTCCGCGCCGCCTTGGCACGCGGGCAGTGGCGCTCGGGCGACATGTTGCCGGGGCAACGCGAACTGGCTGAACAACTGGGTATCAGCCGGCCTAGCCTGCGTGAAGCGGTGATCGTGCTGGAGACCCTCGGCCTGGTGCGCTCCATGCCCGGCAAAGGCGTGGTGGTGCTGGAGGCCAACCTGAACGACGCGCCAGCCAACGACAGTGGCGTAGCCGGCGCCAGTCTCGAGGATGTGCTGCAACTGCGTTACACCCTCGAACCGTTCATTGTCGGGTTGGTTGCCCAGTCCATCAGCAGCAAGGAAATCGGCCAACTGCGCCTGACGCTGATGGACATGCGCGAAGCCCTCGAAGCCAACGACAGCGAAGCCGGAATGAACGCCTACATCGCGTTCCACGAAGAGCTGTTCACCCTGACCTCGAACCCGATTTTCCAGAACGTCGTGCAGCAAACCAGCAATGCGCTCAAACAGAGCGCCGAGATGCTGCGCAATTCCCCGGAACACTTGGCCGGGCGGCTGGAAGAAAACGAAGCCGTGGTCCGCGCGATCCGCAGCAAAAACAGCGCCCTGGCCAGCGCCGAAATGCGCCGGCACATCCTTCAGGAAGGACAGCGCATGGGTATTGAACTGAATATCCCGGATGACAATCTGGGCCAATAA
- the yjiA gene encoding GTPase — MLPPIPVTVLSGFLGAGKTTLLRHLLKAEHGLKIAVIENEFSDAGIDTQLLGDEPVQVMTLSNGCVCCTIHTDLTKALYLLLERLDSGEIAFDRLVIECTGLADPAPVAQTFFIDEELRERYILDGIITLVDAAHAEQHLTQTIAQAQIGFADRLLVSKRDLVDEVTFSALSERLTRINRRAPIRVVEHGKIDLAELLDVRGFNLNADLGGGVSLRPVGKAPSIDRISSLVLRTDKPLDIDKLSEFMNELLEDHGKQLLRYKGVLNIVGEPRRMVFQGVLKLYGFDWDTEWAEDEGRESVIVFIADELPEEKIRAGFARVAAE, encoded by the coding sequence TTGCTACCCCCTATCCCTGTTACGGTCCTCAGCGGTTTCCTCGGCGCCGGCAAAACCACACTGCTGCGTCACCTGCTCAAAGCCGAGCACGGCCTGAAAATCGCCGTGATCGAAAACGAATTCAGCGACGCCGGCATCGACACCCAACTCTTGGGCGATGAGCCGGTGCAAGTCATGACGCTGTCGAATGGCTGCGTCTGCTGCACCATTCACACCGACCTGACCAAGGCCTTGTACCTGTTGCTGGAACGTCTGGACAGCGGCGAAATCGCCTTCGACCGCCTGGTGATCGAATGCACCGGCCTGGCTGATCCGGCACCGGTGGCGCAGACCTTCTTCATCGATGAAGAGCTGCGCGAGCGCTACATCCTCGACGGCATCATCACCTTGGTCGATGCGGCTCACGCCGAGCAGCACTTGACCCAGACCATCGCCCAGGCGCAGATCGGCTTTGCCGACCGCTTGCTGGTGAGCAAGCGCGATCTGGTCGACGAGGTGACGTTCAGCGCGCTGAGCGAGCGTCTGACCCGGATCAATCGTCGTGCGCCGATCCGCGTGGTTGAGCACGGCAAGATCGATCTGGCCGAGTTGCTCGACGTGCGTGGTTTCAACCTCAATGCCGACCTCGGCGGTGGTGTCAGCCTGCGCCCGGTGGGCAAGGCGCCGTCTATCGACCGCATATCGAGCCTGGTGCTGCGGACCGACAAACCGCTGGATATCGACAAGCTCAGCGAATTCATGAACGAACTGCTGGAAGACCATGGCAAGCAGTTGCTGCGCTACAAAGGGGTGCTGAACATCGTCGGCGAACCTCGGCGCATGGTGTTTCAGGGCGTACTGAAGTTGTACGGTTTTGACTGGGATACTGAGTGGGCCGAGGATGAAGGGCGGGAAAGTGTGATCGTGTTTATTGCCGATGAATTGCCGGAAGAGAAAATTCGCGCCGGGTTTGCGCGGGTGGCAGCTGAGTAA
- a CDS encoding YbdD/YjiX family protein translates to MFNDLSRLGKYLGQAARLMVGMPDYDTYVEHMQTKHPDKPVMSYEAFFRERQEARYGGKGGPKCC, encoded by the coding sequence ATGTTCAATGACCTGAGTCGCCTCGGTAAATACCTCGGTCAGGCCGCGCGCCTGATGGTCGGCATGCCCGACTACGACACCTACGTCGAGCATATGCAAACCAAACACCCGGACAAACCGGTGATGAGCTACGAGGCGTTCTTTCGGGAGCGCCAGGAGGCTCGTTATGGTGGCAAGGGTGGGCCGAAGTGCTGTTGA